The genomic interval ATTTTTCCCTCGGCGAGATCTTTGAGTATTTTTCGCTGTTGGGCCGATGTTCGGAAACGATTGATACAATCGATGGCCACGGGAAAACCCTGCAGTCGTTCCCGGAATGTATGCAGATGCTGCTCGGAGAGCACCGTGGTCGGCACCAGTACGGCGACCTGGAAGCCATCCTCGACTACCTTGAAGGCGCCGCGGATGGCTACTTCGGTTTTGCCGTAGCCCACATCTCCGCATACCAGCCTGTCCATGGGCCTATCCGAGGTTAGATCGCCTATCAGTTCGGAGATGGCGCGATCCTGGCCTGAAGTTTCATCATAAGGAAATGACTCTTCAAGTTCATGGTAGAGTTCGCCGGGTGGAGAGAAACGTTTGCCCTCTCTCAACTCCCTGGTGGCATATATATCGAGCAGTTCCTGGGCGACCTTCCAGACCTCTTCCTTGATTTTGGACTTGGTCGTTTTCCAGGCCTGGGTACCGAGTTTGTCGATACGCGGTTTTCTGTCGGAAAGCCCCTCGTATTTGCTGACCAGGTTCATGCGATCAACGGGGAGGTAGAGTCTGTCCCCATCCCGATATTCTATCAGCATGAAGTCGTTTTTGGTGCCCTGATATTCCATGGTGACCAGGTCGACATAAACCCCGAGTCCATGGTCGCGGTGAACAACGATATCACCATGATTGAGCTCGGCAAAGTTCAGGACATCAGTAGTCTTGGGCCGTTTTTTGGCCTTGGTACCCAGCCGCAGCTCGCCGAAAAGCTCACTCTCGGAAAGGAGGTGGATATGCTTGTCGGGTAGACTGAAGCCGCGCTGCAGGGGATGATCACAGATCAGCAGGCGATCATTCACCTCGATAGTATCAAGCTGCAGGGGAGGACTGATTTTTTCGATGTCATAACCACGCTTGCTCAGCAGTTCGGCAAGATTTTTGGTGTGTCTGGTTGATCGGCAGCAGATGACAATTCGGTCCCGTTGCTCCTGCCATTCATGAAGCTGATCTGTCAGAGGGGCAAGCAGTCCCCGTTGACGCCGCTGCAGTTCGATATCCTGCTTCAAGAGGCGATGATTGACGGTGGTCTGGCGAATGTGCCGGGGAGAATCCTCCTGAAAGTCTGAAATATATACTTTTTTGAAGGACTGCAGACGGTCGTCGATGCCATTGCTGTCAAGGAAAAGCTGTTCAGGCGGCAGGGCCGGTTGTCCACTGCTTTCAGCTTCACGAAAATTGGAGAGGATGCGTTCATGGACGAGTTCGGCATTATGTCTGCAGGCTCCGGGGTCAACAACAACAACGGTGGAGTCCTGGGGGAGAAAGTCAAAGACGGTGTCGGTACTCCGATCGCTCTCCCGGTAAAACAGGGGCAGGAAAAATTCCGCACCGGCAAAGCGACCAATGCTCTTTAACCTCTCAAAGAGGGATTCCGCCTGTTCCTCATCCCAGGAGCGGTTCTCCCCTTCCTCACGGAAACTCTTGAAAATTGCGGGAGAGCAGTGGGACCTGCGGCTTTCATAGAGAATATCGCTTACCGGCAGAAGAATGGCTTCACTGAGCTCTTCCTGCGATCTCTGGCTGTAAATATCAAAAGAACGCAATGATTCTATTGTGTCGCCGAAAAAGTCAAGCCGCAAGGGACCTATGTGAAATTCTCCGGTTTCCTGAAGGAATGGTGGTGGAAAAATATCTATAATGCCACCCCGGATCGAAAAATCGCCAACGCCGCGGACCAATGCGGCCTGCTCATAGCCAGAGCTGATCAACAGAGCAATCAGATCCTGTTGATCGACATCTTCTCCCGTCATGATAAGTTCCGCCCTGTCGGTAAGGATGTGACGGGGAAGAACTCTGCGCATCAATGCCTCGATAGAGGTGACAACCAGTGATGGGGCGCGGTTTTCCTGAAGGGAGAAAAGGGTGGAGAGACGGGCTGCGGTTGTTCTTTGGTCCGGGGAGATCGGGGTGTAAGGTGGAATTTCATATCCCGGATAGGTTAGTACCTCTACCGAGGAAAAAAGCCGCAGGTCTTCCTCAAGCAGCGGAACACTATGTTCGTCCGGAACAATGCAGCAGCAGGTTGTGCCTTGGGCAAGTTGTGAGCTGAACCAGGCATGGCTGCTGCCTCGCAGACCGGAGAGAAAAAATTCTTTCTCAGTTGACTGCCTGATGGAGGTTACAAAATCTGTTGACATGAAACACGCGCGGTTGCCGAATAAGCAGCCGCTTTAACTTTGATTGTTAATGAGGAGAAGTGGGAAGTGAAAGACCTCGCTTGCCATTGTTCCTGAAATTCAATTCTCCAAAGTAACGAGGACCGAATTAAGTATATGCATGCCGATGCATTTCATCAAGCGCCTCTCTTTTCGCTCCGGATGGTCAATTGAATGTATTTTCCTGGTCGGTTCTAACCCCGCTGAGCATGATAAATGCCATGGTTATGGGAGTCCAAGTCACAGTTTTAAAGAAAATATCCATTCTTATGGCTGTCCCGAGGCACTAAAAAACGCCGCCTATGGAAAAGTCCCAGACCGAATCATCTTCATCGGGCTCGGGATCAAGATTGTAGCCCCATTCGAGCCGGAGCGGCCCCATCGGGGAAAACCACCTGATCCCTACACCGACGGATTTCTTGTAGCTGTCAAACCCCCAGTCCTCATCATCATTGAGGACATTGCCCATATCGTAGAAGAGTACGCCGGTGATGCCCTGTTCGGCAAGCAGAGGGAAGATATACTCAAAATTGGTAAACCACATTTTATCACCGCCGATACGGTCCCCGGTTTCAGGATCTATAGGGCTTACCTTGCCATAGTCAAAGCCGCGAATACTTCGCAGGCCGCCAAGGTAGAAGCGCTCATATACTGGCAGTGCGTTGTCTGAGTTTTCAAATGCCTGTCCGGCAGCACCGTGGACATGAAAGACTGTATCCAGGAACATCGGGAAAAACCATGAGGTATACCCTTCTATTTTGGTGAATTCCGAATCTCCGCCCAGCGGCCCACCGGCATAGCCCAGGCTCAGGCTGTGGCGTGAACCTTTGCTGGCGCCGAATCGGCGGTTCCGGGTATCTCGCTGCAGTGTAAATTTGACCGCGCTGGTTATATGGATATCCACGGAATTCTGAATGATAAAGGAGGCATCTTCGGCGACATCCGAAAGGGTTGTATCGGTATAACTGTAACTGCCGTAGCCTCTCCATTTTTCCCATATCGGGTAGCCGAAACTGAGCGCGCCTCCCGTGGAATCCTTGGTATAGTCATCATACTCACGCTCCATATCGAAAAGGTCAATTCCCCAGGAAAGTTCGGAGTCATAGAGTCGTGGATTTTTATATTGCAGGTTGTACTTATTGCTCTCGCCGCCGATATTACCGGAAAGTGCCAGGGTATCACCACGTCCGAGGAAGTTGTTTTCAGCTATCTGGCCCATCAGGATGAGGTCGTCAACAGAACTGTAACCGGCGCCTATGGTGAACATTCCGGTGCTTTTCTCCTTGACCTCAACGGAAAGATCCACGGTTGAGGTGTCGAATGATTTTTCCGGGCTGATATTGACTTCTTCAAAAAAATCGAGATACTGCAGGTTTTGCAGGCTCTCGCGCAGGGCCTTGGCATTAAAAATGCCGCCCTCCTTAACCTCAAGTTCCCTGCGAATGACATTGTCACGGGTCCGATCATTTCCGGTAATCGAGATCCTGTTGATATAGACCAATTCGCCCTTATCTATATCGAGTGTTATATCCAGGGTATCTTCTGTCTCTGCTGGTTTGATCTCTGGGCGGGTATTGGCGTTGGCGTATCCTCTTTCGGCATAGTAGTCGGTGATTTTGAGGATATCTTCCCGGAGCACTTTTCGGCTGACATACGTTTCATGGGGAATATCGAGCATGGCGAGCAGTTTTTCCCTGTCAGCGATGGTGTCACCTTCCAGATTTACCTCGCCGACCCTGAAACGGGTGCCCTCCTCAATGACAAAGGTGATATACAGCCATTCTTCTTCCTGATTGACGATGGGGTCGCCGATTTTAGCCTCGAGAAAACCATGGTTGCCGTAAAAATTTAAAATTCTGCCTGCATCCTGGTTAAGTTTATCGTAGTCGAGCAGACCCGATTCGGTAATCCAGGAAAACCAGCCTTTGGTACTGGTTTCTATCTCATCTTCGAGCTCATCGTCGTCGAAGGTGGTATTGCCTTCAAAGGAAATTTCCCTGATATAGATTTTCTCTCCTTCATCTATGACAAAACGGACCTCGGCGGTGTCCTGTGTAGGCTGACTTACTTCGGGAGTAACCTCGGTATTATAGAACCCCTTTGATTTATAGAGAAGCTGAATGGCTTCACTGTCTCTGTTCAATTGAGTTGGGTTGAGGATGGACTGTTCTCTGGTGGTTACCACTTCTTTGACATTTTCTTCCTTTTGCTCCTCGATTCCTTCGAAAATAATGGAGCTGATCACCGGTTTCTCATCGATTCTGAAAACCACGGCCTTGCCATCCTGCTGCTGACTCACTTCAATTTGAACATCATCGAAGTATCCCATTCTGAAAATAGACTTTAGATCCTCCCTGAGGGCGGCAGGATCGTATGGATCACCCGGCTGGGTCGAAATATTTTTCAGGATGGCGCCGGAGTCGATTTTTTCATTTCCCAGCGGAGCTATGGAAGCGATAACCTCATCCCTGGAGGTAAATGCCGTAGTTTCCCTGATCAGATCATTATACAGTGCATTTATCTGCTTACTGTCTCCCTGGAAGGAGAAATATTTCGATTCAACTGGAGAAAGCAGGTCGACCAGCCTGGCGTCCAGACTGATATTTCCGGCTATTTCCGTGATACTGCCGGCTACCAGAATGTCATAGTTTTTGAAGGAATCAATCTCTCCGAGTGTTTGAGTATCAGGCGGCCATTCGGCTCCATAGTCGAGTAACGATTCAGCCCTCTCTCTCTCGAGAAAAGAATACCCTTTCTCGGCAAGGATCTTTGACAAAGCTCTATCGGCCTCGGCTGGGGTTATGCTTTGAGACAGAGAAGTGACTTTGAATGGGAGAAACAATGTCTTCTGCGGTTGCGCCGCCCACACGGTGGATGAAGCAATCAGCAGACCGAGGAGGAGAAGAGCCGAAGCGAGAAATTCCCGGTGCGGTAAAATTAAATTTTTCTTCAATAATTGCATCTGGTAATTCCTTTGCGTTACAAAGCAAAGATCTGCTTCTCGTGGTACGGTAAAGCCGATCGCCGTGTAATGTAGTTTAAATTACTGTTTATATATAAGATAACCGTTTCGGCTGCTGAAAATAACAGCCATTATGACATGTTTGAACAAAAATGAAAAGGAAGTAACTGCGAAAAACAGCACGAAGATCAAAACACTACGCAAAAGAGGACAGTAAGGGAATATTACCTGTTGTGAGTCGGAGTTATCCGGGGCTTGAGTGTTTTTACATTCCTAAGGCAAGAACGAAGGCCGCTGATTATTCTTCCGGCGTAGCAACCGTATGGGATGTGTCTTCGGAACGGCAATGAATCATATCGAGCAGTTGGGAGGGGGTTTCGCGGAAGACGCAGTCATAATCCCGGTTGTGGCAAAGCTCGTCGCGATATCCCTGGATAAGATTTTGTTCACTCCAGCGTGTCAGATAATAGGAGGTGAGATCAGGTAAAAGAGAGAAAATCGTTTCCGATGGGTAGGGATCGACAAAACTGGAGCTGCGCAGTTTTTCAGAAGAAAGAGTCTGATTCCTGTAAAAACTCTCTAGAAACATGAGCTCCTGGGGCATTCTGGCAACAAGGCCCGCTTTGGCAAAGAAGCGCAAAAGGATAGAGAGCAGTTTCTTACTCGATCGTGTCACTTTATAAGGCAAATATATTTCCTTGGGCGATTTCAGCTGCAGGGATTTCTTGATGGTCAGAATGAGTTTGGCGAGTTCGACCGGGTCCTGGTCGACAAAATTATAGGTTTGTCCGGAAAATTCTTCCCTGTTCTCCAGCATATGGTGTACAAAGTAGGGAATCTTGCGGCAGTTGGAGTAAGAGTGCTGCACTCCTCTGGAGGTAAAGAGAAAGGGCATTGACTGTTCGACTATGCTGAAAAAAAGCCGGTGAAAACCCTGGATCTTATGATCGTGGTCGCCATAGACTATGGCCAGCCGCAGGGAAGAGTAATCGAGCCCCGCAGTTTTTTGCAGATGGTGCAGCGATTTTTCCGCCAGAAGTTTCGATTTGGCGTAATTATTCAAATCCGCCGTTATCGGCAAGGTATCATGTTCCTTGAGGTTATCTCCATATGGCAATACAGCCGCCGTAGTGATATGTATATAGGGTATCTGCTGTGCTGCCGCCGCCTTAGCCAGATTGAGGGCTCCAAGATAATTGACCTCCAGAGCCAGTCGGCTGTTGGAATTCAAATTGGTTATAGCTGTGTTGATGAGAAAATCGGGCTGTACTTCATCTATGTACGAGCGAATATCCTCTTCTGACCTGATGGAGAGTTTCTTGCTGCTTGGTGCCCTGATTTCTACGGCTTGAGGCATTTTGGTTTTGAAATAGTGGACCAGCGTACCGCCGATAAGACCGGAGCCGCCGATGAGAACGCCTAATTTTTTTCTGCCGGGATTTGGAGTATTCATGAAAACGTATTTGACCGGGTTGTATTTGGTAATTCACAATATCCTGCCCCGATCTCGGAGAGGCAGAGGTGCTGCGTTAATTTTTAATATACCACGTTAGAATAATGACGGGCAAGAGACAACTCAAGAAATGGATAAAAGCTCTGGTAGAGTTACTCTTCCCGCCGCGCTGCTATTGCTGCGGGGCCAGGGCAATCTCCATATCCGAAGGGCTATGTTGTGAATGCCTGGCCGGTGTCCTCTATATCGTCGCACCGATCTGCCGGATCTGCGGAGGGAATTTTATAACCTCTCAGCCGGAAAATCATATTTGTGAATGCTGTTTGCGTCACAGGCCCCCATATTCCATGGCCAGAGGGATTATTTATTATGAAGAACCGGTGCGCTCGCTTCTGCATAACCTTAAATACTCCTACGACACGGCTGCTGCCGATCCGTTGCTGAAAATCGCGCGAAGCTTTGATTTTTCGGCTTTTGATTCGTGCGAAATATTTCTGCCGGTTCCTCTCCACAGGCAGCGACTGAAAAGGAGGGGCTTCAATCAGGCGCTGTTTCTCGCCAAGCTGTTGTTCCCGGGGAGAAACGACTGTATTTTTCCCCAGATACTCCGCAAAAGACATCACACCCGTTCGCAAACTGAACTTGACGCGATCGGCAGAAAGCAAAATCTAAGGTCGGCTTTTTCCGTAGAACATTCTGAAATAATTATAAATAAGAAGATATGTCTTGTCGATGACGTCTATACAACAGGTACGACCGTGTCGGAATGTGCGGCTACTTTGATGAGGGCCGGCGCATCTGAGGTTAGGGTACTGACGTTTGCCAGGGTAAGAGAATTTAGATAAAAAAAACGGAGGCTGGATCATGCTGGTAAAAAAAATAAAACTAAAAAATGAGAAAAGCAAATCTATACCGAAAGCCTTTATTTATGCAGGTTTCAAGACATATTTTTGAGTAAAGTGGAGATAAATAGAATTATATGTAAAAATATTCAATAAATTTGAGATAAACGAAAAGCTTAATTTGTTAATAACCTGTTGATAAACTGTTTAAGAGCATGAAATAATACATTTTAGTTAAAAAAATGTTAGGACTATGTTTTTGTGGGCTTTGCAGAGGGTGGGATGATGGAAAGACCGAGCCTTGCTTATTTGGAAGGCCTCACCGGGTAATGAGCTGAATCTTGAAAAATATCAGGATATCGTCTTTGACGAAAATCTTAAAATGGAGTTTATCAACGTACATATAATCGCTAGCCAGCCATTGATAACCCGACTCAACCGGGTTAGGAGAGAAGAGAGAAGAGCGTATGGCCTCCGGCTAGGCAGTTTCCTTAGAATATTTACGAGAAATACGATAGGTAAGGTCCGGAGAATAATCCTCTGGGCTATTGAGGGGGCACTCTCTATTTTAGAGTCGGGGGCATGCACATGGTATGGCAAAAGGCGAAGGAAATATTGCGGGATGAATTAAGTGAGAGCGTCTATAGTCTCTGGATAGATCCGCTTGAGTGTTCAGGGCTTCAGGAGGATAAAATTTCCCTGTGCTGTCCCGATCGCTTTTTCAGCGCCTATGTAGCAAGAAATTATCTGGAAATCATTCAGGCAAAGCTGAGCGATGTCGACCCCCAAAGAAGGGAAGTGATCCTGACATTGGGACGGGGGGCTGCACAGGCTCCGGCTGGCGGCAAAAGTGCGCAGTTGCGTCTGCCCAACGTACCTCGCAACTCCTCCTCGGTGCGAGCCCTGCATCCCCGCTACACCTTCGCCGAATTTATGGTGGGAGAGAGCAACATTTTAGCACAGTCTGCCTGTCGATCGATTACCCTGGCCGATGATTCCATTGGGCCCTGCCTGTATATTAACAGTTCCACGGGACTGGGAAAGAGCCATTTGACACATGCCGTAGCCCATCAGATCCTGGCCGAGGCGCCAATGACGAGGCTGCATTATCTCACGGCGCAACAATTTTCCTATGAGATGGTGAACAATATCAAGGCCAATACCATGGACAGCTTCAAACAGAAATATCACGAGCAATGCGATATTCTTCTGGTGGAGGATGTTCATTCCCTGACCGGTAAAAAGAAGACCCAGGAGGAGCTCAATGAATTATTGGACTCCCTGATCAAGTGCGGCAAGAGGATCGTCTTCACCGCAAACCGGCCGCCCCGTGATCTTATCGGCATCGATGAGGAGTTCCGTTCACGAATGGCTGCAGGTCTGGTGACCGCCATCCAGCCTCCGGATATATCGACTCGGACCAGAATCGTCAAGAATAAGGCACAACAGCATAATCTGAAGCTGGAAGAGGAACACATTGATTATCTGGCCCAACATATCAAGGGAGATATCCGCCAGGTTGAATCGGCAATAGTCGGCATTCGGGCCAAGGCACATTTACAGGAAGGCGTGGTCGATATGTCCCTGGTCGAACAG from Desulfopila inferna carries:
- the mfd gene encoding transcription-repair coupling factor produces the protein MSTDFVTSIRQSTEKEFFLSGLRGSSHAWFSSQLAQGTTCCCIVPDEHSVPLLEEDLRLFSSVEVLTYPGYEIPPYTPISPDQRTTAARLSTLFSLQENRAPSLVVTSIEALMRRVLPRHILTDRAELIMTGEDVDQQDLIALLISSGYEQAALVRGVGDFSIRGGIIDIFPPPFLQETGEFHIGPLRLDFFGDTIESLRSFDIYSQRSQEELSEAILLPVSDILYESRRSHCSPAIFKSFREEGENRSWDEEQAESLFERLKSIGRFAGAEFFLPLFYRESDRSTDTVFDFLPQDSTVVVVDPGACRHNAELVHERILSNFREAESSGQPALPPEQLFLDSNGIDDRLQSFKKVYISDFQEDSPRHIRQTTVNHRLLKQDIELQRRQRGLLAPLTDQLHEWQEQRDRIVICCRSTRHTKNLAELLSKRGYDIEKISPPLQLDTIEVNDRLLICDHPLQRGFSLPDKHIHLLSESELFGELRLGTKAKKRPKTTDVLNFAELNHGDIVVHRDHGLGVYVDLVTMEYQGTKNDFMLIEYRDGDRLYLPVDRMNLVSKYEGLSDRKPRIDKLGTQAWKTTKSKIKEEVWKVAQELLDIYATRELREGKRFSPPGELYHELEESFPYDETSGQDRAISELIGDLTSDRPMDRLVCGDVGYGKTEVAIRGAFKVVEDGFQVAVLVPTTVLSEQHLHTFRERLQGFPVAIDCINRFRTSAQQRKILKDLAEGKIDIIIGTHRLLSKDVKYRNLGLLIVDEEHRFGVSHKEKIKKIKSEVDILTLTATPIPRTLQMSLLGIRDLSVISSPPEHRQPIKTFVARFDDLVIKEAISKEMRREGQTFFVHNRVKSIQKMAAKIQKLVPGARLAVAHGQMAGKELEQIMVQFVNKEIDVLVSTTIIESGLDIPTANTIIINRADMLGLAEIYQLRGRVGRSARQSFAYLLVPSVDALSRDSKERLRSLMDYNELGGGFKLAMSDLQIRGGGNLLGVSQSGHIAAIGYDLYLDLLQRTVADLKTRTELGDESQRQDDIDPEINLQVSAYIPESYIPDIGQRYIAYRRISALAHQTDEQFEDLKDELTDRYGRLPQETDHLFAIMALKKSLCFLRVGKLEKGKDSLVLSFLQDTPLQPQALLRYIEKRAAKEKKSPSRLLPDGRLIASTAKTGEDDIFKTCHNLLTELQQLTHE
- the bamA gene encoding outer membrane protein assembly factor BamA, yielding MQLLKKNLILPHREFLASALLLLGLLIASSTVWAAQPQKTLFLPFKVTSLSQSITPAEADRALSKILAEKGYSFLERERAESLLDYGAEWPPDTQTLGEIDSFKNYDILVAGSITEIAGNISLDARLVDLLSPVESKYFSFQGDSKQINALYNDLIRETTAFTSRDEVIASIAPLGNEKIDSGAILKNISTQPGDPYDPAALREDLKSIFRMGYFDDVQIEVSQQQDGKAVVFRIDEKPVISSIIFEGIEEQKEENVKEVVTTREQSILNPTQLNRDSEAIQLLYKSKGFYNTEVTPEVSQPTQDTAEVRFVIDEGEKIYIREISFEGNTTFDDDELEDEIETSTKGWFSWITESGLLDYDKLNQDAGRILNFYGNHGFLEAKIGDPIVNQEEEWLYITFVIEEGTRFRVGEVNLEGDTIADREKLLAMLDIPHETYVSRKVLREDILKITDYYAERGYANANTRPEIKPAETEDTLDITLDIDKGELVYINRISITGNDRTRDNVIRRELEVKEGGIFNAKALRESLQNLQYLDFFEEVNISPEKSFDTSTVDLSVEVKEKSTGMFTIGAGYSSVDDLILMGQIAENNFLGRGDTLALSGNIGGESNKYNLQYKNPRLYDSELSWGIDLFDMEREYDDYTKDSTGGALSFGYPIWEKWRGYGSYSYTDTTLSDVAEDASFIIQNSVDIHITSAVKFTLQRDTRNRRFGASKGSRHSLSLGYAGGPLGGDSEFTKIEGYTSWFFPMFLDTVFHVHGAAGQAFENSDNALPVYERFYLGGLRSIRGFDYGKVSPIDPETGDRIGGDKMWFTNFEYIFPLLAEQGITGVLFYDMGNVLNDDEDWGFDSYKKSVGVGIRWFSPMGPLRLEWGYNLDPEPDEDDSVWDFSIGGVF
- a CDS encoding NAD-dependent epimerase/dehydratase family protein, yielding MNTPNPGRKKLGVLIGGSGLIGGTLVHYFKTKMPQAVEIRAPSSKKLSIRSEEDIRSYIDEVQPDFLINTAITNLNSNSRLALEVNYLGALNLAKAAAAQQIPYIHITTAAVLPYGDNLKEHDTLPITADLNNYAKSKLLAEKSLHHLQKTAGLDYSSLRLAIVYGDHDHKIQGFHRLFFSIVEQSMPFLFTSRGVQHSYSNCRKIPYFVHHMLENREEFSGQTYNFVDQDPVELAKLILTIKKSLQLKSPKEIYLPYKVTRSSKKLLSILLRFFAKAGLVARMPQELMFLESFYRNQTLSSEKLRSSSFVDPYPSETIFSLLPDLTSYYLTRWSEQNLIQGYRDELCHNRDYDCVFRETPSQLLDMIHCRSEDTSHTVATPEE
- a CDS encoding ComF family protein, which codes for MTGKRQLKKWIKALVELLFPPRCYCCGARAISISEGLCCECLAGVLYIVAPICRICGGNFITSQPENHICECCLRHRPPYSMARGIIYYEEPVRSLLHNLKYSYDTAAADPLLKIARSFDFSAFDSCEIFLPVPLHRQRLKRRGFNQALFLAKLLFPGRNDCIFPQILRKRHHTRSQTELDAIGRKQNLRSAFSVEHSEIIINKKICLVDDVYTTGTTVSECAATLMRAGASEVRVLTFARVREFR
- the dnaA gene encoding chromosomal replication initiator protein DnaA translates to MVWQKAKEILRDELSESVYSLWIDPLECSGLQEDKISLCCPDRFFSAYVARNYLEIIQAKLSDVDPQRREVILTLGRGAAQAPAGGKSAQLRLPNVPRNSSSVRALHPRYTFAEFMVGESNILAQSACRSITLADDSIGPCLYINSSTGLGKSHLTHAVAHQILAEAPMTRLHYLTAQQFSYEMVNNIKANTMDSFKQKYHEQCDILLVEDVHSLTGKKKTQEELNELLDSLIKCGKRIVFTANRPPRDLIGIDEEFRSRMAAGLVTAIQPPDISTRTRIVKNKAQQHNLKLEEEHIDYLAQHIKGDIRQVESAIVGIRAKAHLQEGVVDMSLVEQVIAALVGLPKSLSPALIREFICKQYKVSCDELQSRSRKKALTFPRQVAMYLCRKHTENSLNEIGKEFNRDHSTVLHSIKVVTGLTNRNISVGEQINLLSKKLKTL